The Argopecten irradians isolate NY chromosome 6, Ai_NY, whole genome shotgun sequence genome has a window encoding:
- the LOC138326210 gene encoding uncharacterized protein — MTSTSTTEQLPYSADHSDEVFYGILIVGVVIFSAAGSILTILYLFQRRNNSVSHRCSECIECIKENTTEDIFDKSWDFKTPISLKDEIIDINDTGVRLNFKNYSNNPEEEGQQYVFCSVHDNFTLLAPKIKVKKDQMLVSPGVEVTLSSKKKFTGYVTIEIPMCKMETVESIRVHWVATPLTSTPTTRDIPFEKDPSSSRLDCFYTWSDNDNVLVYTKHFSLFYCWCFKSAVRFELSAQICARVGQINGFPTLQIKFKILGMQNKLKKRQKNEHNGFHVVESGEIKLLENQNSKKKRGFLKCRIETLLRDNCPGWQHVTREGNQEQVYPTEQDVDIAELIKSWQRHHELCYCISWYMRCEMRSCHRLPIVVDVNNSSRDGKSHQKTTFTTEVDVSTAPVQDKSDVSSERESEEAEVTSHTYDKISLLSRETALSQKLRLTRLNRGRGKREGHENGGFSYISPNHENQRQIPEMMYDSPEYRSSGSSYASMKGHVNGLNRKAEQARTSPYEMRTRKQNLPAGHINILPINSSSSNTPNCETSDDSVTCSTSSPPTSYSESTSYHEPVSSHEPVSYPDPMIYSEETEYQQRQEPLRRPRTIGASMDQEETNIKERVDFEQTLAKSPVSDSISNSDHDVVAFV, encoded by the exons ATGACAAGTACTTCAACTACAGAACAACTGCCCTACTCTGCTGACCACTCAG ATGAGGTGTTTTACGGAATTCTGATTGTGGGAGTTGTAATATTTTCTGCGGCTGGTTCGATATTGacaattttatatctatttcaACGAAGGAACAATTCGGTATCTCACCGCTGTAGTGAATGTATAGAATGCATAAAAGAAAATACTACGGAAGATATATTTGATAAGTCATGGGATTTCAAAACGCCAATATCGTTAAAGGATGAAATCATAGATATAAATGATACTGGCGTGCggttgaattttaaaaactACTCAAACAATCCAGAAGAGGAAGGGCAACAATACGTATTCTGTAGTGTCCATGACAATTTTACACTGCTTGCGCCAAAGATCAAGGTGAAGAAAGATCAGATGTTGGTGTCACCGGGTGTGGAAGTGACTTTATCATCAAAAAAGAAGTTCACAGGTTACGTGACGATAGAGATACCAATGTGCAAGATGGAAACGGTGGAATCTATTCGTGTTCACTGGGTTGCCACGCCGCTCACTTCCACACCAACGACAAGGGACATTCCATTTGAGAAGGACCCTTCTTCGTCACGTTTAGACTGTTTTTATACGTGGTCAGATAATGACAATGTCTTGGTCTATACCAAACACTTTTCTCTGTTCTACTGCTGGTGTTTCAAATCTGCGGTACGGTTCGAACTCTCCGCACAGATATGTGCTCGTGTTGGACAAATTAATGGGTTTCCTACCTTacaaataaaattcaaaatacttGGGATGCAAAACAAGCTGAAGAAACGACAG AAAAATGAGCACAATGGTTTCCATGTGGTTGAGAGTGGAGAAATAAAATTGCTTGAAAACCAGAATTCAAAGAAGAAGAGAGGATTTCTGAAATGCAGAATCGAGACCCTGTTAAGGGACAATTGTCCAGGATGGCAGCATGTGACACGGGAAGGTAATCAAGAACAAGTCTACCCAACCGAGCAG GATGTGGATATTGCAGAACTCATCAAAAGTTGGCAGAGACATCACGAGTTGTGTTACTGTATATCGTGGTACATGCGATGTGAAATGAGGTCTTGTCACAGACTACCGATCGTGGTTGACGTCAATAACTCAAGTCGTGATGGTAAAAGTCACCAGAAAACTACCTTTACTACAGAGGTTGATGTCAGCACGGCACCA GTTCAGGACAAATCTGATGTGTCGTCAGAGAG GGAAAGTGAGGAAGCTGAAGTGACTAGCCATACGTATGATAAAATATCCCTTCTCTCAAGAGAGACTGCATTATCACAGAAACTACGATTGACAAGGCTGAATAGAGGTCGTGGCAAGAGAGAAGGTCATGAAAATGGTGGTTTTTCATACATTTCACCGAACCATGAAAATCAAAGACAGATACCTGAAATGATGTATGATAGCCCGGAGTATAGGTCCAGCGGAAGCAGTTATGCATCAATGAAAGGACATGTCAACGGGCTTAACAGAAAAGCGGAGCAAGCACGGACATCTCCCTATGAAATGAGGACAAGGAAACAAAACCTACCAGCAGGACATATTAATATTCTACCTATTAACAGCTCATCAAGCAACACTCCAAATTGCGAAACAAGCGATGATAGTGTAACATGTAGCACATCAAGTCCACCCACCAGTTACTCCGAATCGACCTCTTACCATGAACCAGTCAGTTCCCATGAACCAGTCAGTTATCCTGACCCAATGATTTACTCTGAAGAAACAGAATATCAACAACGCCAGGAACCCTTGAGGCGGCCACGTACAATTGGCGCGTCAATGGACCAAGAGGAAACAAATATAAAGGAACGTGTTGATTTTGAGCAGACGTTAGCGAAATCTCCTGTCAGCGATAGTATCTCAAATAGCGACCATGACGTGGTAGCTTTTGTTTGA
- the LOC138326211 gene encoding uncharacterized protein, giving the protein MEGLTDTCNEQRRSSLKIEEAMDTLRGHMEGMRDQNAWLLLQLENVYNTINEIKLERQKPNTSGITKKDRSSKKTLCSQMSLSQQHLLAKDVKTRSTIALKSELSALDQVKQMYTTETSRITTNDQYSIMPEKNTVCSQIPISHKELHVNDMETNSTISPRSELSALDQVKQLYTTETRRITTKDQSSMMPEKNTVCSQIPIYHKELHVKDMETNPTISPRSDLSSLDQVKQMYTTETSRITTNDQYSIMPEKNTVCSQIPIFHKELHVKDMETNSTILPRSELSSSDQVKQLYTTETSRITTKDQSSIMPEKNTVCSQIPISHKELHVNDMETNSTISPRSELSALDQVKQLYTTKTRRITTKDQSSMMPEKNTVCSQIPIYHKELHVKDMGTNPTISPRSDLSSSDQVKQLYTTETSRITTKDQSSIMPEKNTVVCSQIPISHQQLNVNDMKTYFTISPRSDFSALDQVKQLYTIVK; this is encoded by the exons ATGGAAGGActaacagatacatgtaacgAACAGAGGAGGAGTTCTCTGAAAATTGAAGAAGCGATGGACACTCTACGTGGTCATATG GAGGGCATGAGGGATCAAAATGCGTGGCTTCTCCTGCAACTGGAAAATGTTTACAATacaatcaatgaaataaaacttgaaaGACAAAAACCAAACACAAGTGGTATTACGAAAAAAGATCGTTCTTCTAAAAAGACGCTTTGCAGCCAAATGTCATTGTCTCAACAGCACTTGCTTGCCAAGGACGTGAAAACAAGGTCTACCATAGCACTCAAGTCAGAACTGTCAGCTTTAGATCAAGTTAAACAAATGTACACAACTGAAACAAGCAGAATTACGACAAACGACCAGTATTCTATAATGCCCGAGAAAAACACTGTATGCAGTCAGATACCAATATCTCATAAAGAGTTGCACGTCAATGACATGGAAACAAATTCTACCATATCGCCTAGGTCAGAACTTTCAGCTTTAGATCAAGTAAAACAATTGTACACAACTGAAACTAGAAGAATTACGACAAAAGACCAGTCTTCTATGATGCCCGAGAAAAACACTGTATGCAGTCAGATACCAATATATCATAAAGAGTTGCACGTCAAGGACATGGAAACAAATCCTACCATATCGCCCAGGTCAGATCTTTCATCTTTAGATCAAGTTAAACAAATGTACACAACTGAAACAAGCAGAATTACGACAAACGACCAGTATTCTATAATGCCCGAGAAAAACACTGTATGCAGTCAGATACCAATATTTCATAAAGAGTTGCACGTAAAGGACATGGAAACAAATTCTACCATATTGCCTAGGTCAGAACTTTCATCTTCAGATCAAGTTAAACAATTGTACACAACTGAAACAAGCAGAATTACGACAAAAGACCAGTCTTCTATAATGCCCGAGAAAAACACTGTATGCAGTCAGATACCAATATCTCATAAAGAGTTGCACGTCAATGACATGGAAACAAATTCTACCATATCGCCTAGGTCAGAACTTTCAGCTTTAGATCAAGTAAAACAATTGTACACAACTAAAACAAGAAGAATTACGACAAAAGACCAGTCTTCTATGATGCCCGAGAAAAATACTGTATGCAGTCAGATACCAATTTATCATAAAGAATTACACGTCAAGGACATGGGAACAAATCCTACCATATCGCCCAGGTCAGATCTTTCATCTTCAGATCAAGTTAAACAATTGTACACAACTGAAACAAGCAGAATTACGACAAAAGACCAGTCTTCTATAATGCCCGAGAAAAACACTGTAGTATGCAGTCAGATACCAATATCTCACCAACAATTGAACGTGAATgacatgaaaacatattttaccatATCGCCCAGATCAGACTTTTCAGCTTTAGATCAAGTGAAACAGTTGTACACAATTGTAAAGTGA
- the LOC138326212 gene encoding uncharacterized protein, translated as MTSTSTTEQLPYSTDHSDEVFYGILIVGVVIFSAAGAILTILYLFQRRNNSVSHRCSECIECIKENTTEDIFDKSWDFKTPISLKDEIIDINDTGVRLNFKNYSNNPEEEGQQYVFCSVHDNFTLLAPKIKVKKDQMLVSPGVEVTLSSKKKFTGYVTIEIPMCKMETVESIRVHWVATPLTSTPTTRDIPFEKDPSSSRLDCFYTWSDNDNVLVYTKHFSLFYCWCFKSAVRFELSAQICARVGQINGFPTLQIKFKMLGKQNKLKKRQENEQNGFHVVESGEIKLLENQNSKKKRGFLKCRIETLLRDNCPRWKHVTREGNQEQVYPTEQDVDIAELIKSWQRHHELCYCISWYMRCEMRSCHRLPIVVDVNNTSRDGKSHQKTTFTTEVDVSTAPVSRSGQNQRGSSTMYFHVLLYRESEEAEVTSHTYDKISLLSRETALSQKLRLTRLNRGRGKREGHENGGFSYISPNHENQRQIPEMMYDSPEYRSSGSSYASMKGHVNGLNRKAEQARTSPYEMRTRKQNLPAGHINILPINSSSSNTPNCETSDDSVTCSTSSPPTSYSESTSYHEPVSSHEPVSYPDPMIYSEETEYHQRQEPLRRPRTIGASMDQEETNIKERVDFEQTLAKSPVSDSISNSDHDVVAFV; from the exons ATGACAAGTACTTCAACTACAGAACAACTGCCCTACTCTACTGACCACTCAG aTGAGGTGTTTTACGGAATTCTGATTGTGGGAGTTGTAATATTTTCTGCGGCTGGTGCGATATTGacaattttatatctatttcaACGAAGGAACAATTCGGTATCTCACCGCTGTAGTGAATGTATAGAATGCATAAAAGAAAATACTACGGAAGATATATTTGATAAGTCATGGGATTTCAAAACGCCAATATCGTTAAAGGATGAAATCATAGATATAAATGATACTGGCGTGCggttgaattttaaaaactACTCAAACAATCCAGAAGAGGAAGGGCAACAATACGTATTCTGTAGTGTCCATGACAATTTTACACTGCTTGCGCCAAAGATCAAGGTGAAGAAAGATCAGATGTTGGTGTCACCGGGTGTGGAAGTGACTTTATCATCAAAAAAGAAGTTCACAGGTTACGTGACGATAGAGATACCAATGTGCAAGATGGAAACGGTGGAATCTATTCGTGTTCACTGGGTTGCCACGCCGCTCACTTCCACACCAACGACAAGGGACATTCCATTTGAGAAGGACCCTTCTTCGTCACGTTTAGACTGTTTTTATACGTGGTCAGATAATGACAATGTCTTGGTCTATACCAAACACTTTTCTCTGTTCTACTGCTGGTGTTTCAAATCTGCGGTACGGTTCGAACTCTCCGCACAGATATGTGCTCGTGTTGGACAGATTAATGGGTTTCCTACCTTacaaataaaattcaaaatgctTGGGAAGCAAAACAAGCTGAAGAAACGACAG GAAAATGAGCAAAATGGTTTCCATGTGGTTGAGAGTGGAGAAATAAAATTGCTTGAAAACCAGAATTCAAAGAAGAAGAGAGGATTTCTGAAATGCAGAATCGAGACCCTATTACGGGACAATTGTCCAAGATGGAAGCATGTGACACGGGAAGGTAATCAAGAACAAGTCTATCCGACCGAACAG GATGTGGATATTGCAGAACTCATCAAAAGTTGGCAGAGACATCACGAGTTGTGTTACTGTATATCGTGGTACATGCGATGTGAAATGAGGTCTTGTCACAGACTACCGATCGTGGTTGACGTCAATAACACAAGTCGTGATGGTAAAAGTCACCAGAAAACTACCTTTACTACAGAGGTTGATGTCAGCACGGCACCAGTGAGTC GTTCAGGACAAAATCAGAGAG GATCATCTACCATGTATTTCCATGTACTTCTATACAGGGAAAGTGAGGAAGCTGAAGTGACTAGCCATACGTATGATAAAATATCCCTTCTCTCAAGAGAGACTGCATTATCACAGAAACTACGATTGACAAGGCTGAATAGAGGTCGTGGCAAGAGAGAAGGTCATGAAAATGGTGGTTTTTCATACATTTCACCGAACCATGAAAATCAAAGACAGATACCTGAAATGATGTATGATAGCCCGGAGTATAGGTCCAGCGGAAGCAGTTATGCATCAATGAAAGGACATGTCAACGGGCTTAACAGAAAAGCGGAGCAAGCACGGACATCTCCCTATGAAATGAGGACAAGGAAACAAAACCTACCAGCAGGACATATTAATATTCTACCTATTAACAGCTCATCAAGCAACACTCCAAATTGCGAAACAAGCGATGATAGTGTAACATGTAGCACATCTAGTCCACCCACCAGTTACTCCGAATCGACCTCTTACCATGAACCAGTCAGTTCCCATGAACCAGTCAGTTATCCTGACCCAATGATTTACTCTGAAGAAACAGAATATCATCAACGCCAGGAACCCTTGAGGCGGCCACGTACAATTGGCGCGTCAATGGACCAAGAGGAAACAAATATAAAGGAACGTGTTGATTTTGAGCAGACGTTAGCGAAATCTCCTGTCAGCGATAGTATCTCAAATAGCGACCATGACGTGGTAGCTTTTGTTTGA
- the LOC138326272 gene encoding uncharacterized protein, translated as MALTTRQSVDITDDYTASIELSNSCREFYFSRQKSTEELKESVSLDDSKKPKSFMDEAMATLRKEMANLMDQDLGLMKQLLTMNDTIEEIKFQRFHGGSKNLSTSSCDVTDSDYDLRSIPSVSSIPSMASIQSMASLVSMSSLPSVFDEDDYQCIDEEEVDDDCMYSELIEESVDTTNIVSGGWKSFSSRRDTHGSIDSGFGDSQSSDDSSDSDSEC; from the exons ATGGCGCTGACGACACGACAGAGCGTGGATATCACTGATGACTATACGGCTTCCATTGAGTTGTCCAACTCCTGTAGAGAGTTTTACTTCAGTAGACAAAAGTCAACTGAGGAATTAAAAGAATCAGTCTCACTTGACGACTCGAAAAAGCCTAAATCATTCATGGATGAAGCTATGGCTACTTTACGGAAAGAAATG GCCAACCTCATGGACCAAGATCTCGGTCTGATGAAACAACTGCTGACCATGAACGACACAATTGAAGAAATCAAATTCCAGCGTTTCCATGGTGGCAGCAAAAACTTGTCTACAAGTTCTTGTGACGTCACTGACTCTGACTACGACCTCCGGTCGATTCCATCCGTGTCTTCTATACCATCAATGGCTTCCATTCAATCAATGGCTTCACTCGTATCAATGTCATCGCTACCTTCTGTATTCGATGAAGATGACTACCAGTGCATTGATGAGGAAGAGGTTGACGATGACTGCATGTACTCAGAACTTATTGAAGAATCTGTTGATACAACGAACATTGTATCCGGTGGCTGGAAATCCTTCAGCTCACGGAGAGATACACATGGATCTATCGACTCTGGGTTCGGAGATTCCCAGAGTTCAGACGATAGTTCGGACAGTGACTCTGAGTGCTAG
- the LOC138326274 gene encoding uncharacterized protein, whose product MVHTSEALTTPEKDNCVGGCPDGIDINNSCRQIYLQRLESIEECKRSPTTGGTGKTVSTIDIALEKLRTDMIGLMDQDAGLMRQMLILNEKVEELKANNFCQMSKESLDSQECLCEIEEQTEKYMLESKDSVYYSDSQSDDSLFYSNESISSMKMQSEVRCSVSFDSLYNSDDFSSDEDIDNGKSTATDSFLTESNESTSCMKKTVDTIGSYDLMFEKLLDFDTKA is encoded by the exons ATGGTTCATACATCCGAAGCATTAACAACACCTGAGAAGGATAACTGTGTTGGTGGATGCCCAGATGGCATTGACATTAACAACAGTTGTCGACAGATATACCTGCAGAGGCTAGAGTCTATTGAAGAATGCAAGAGGTCCCCAACGACCGGGGGTACTGGAAAAACAGTATCTACTATTGATATCGCTCTGGAAAAGCTTAGAACAGATATG ATTGGATTGATGGACCAAGACGCCGGTCTGATGAGACAGATGCTGATCCTGAACGAGAAGGTAGAGGAGCTGAAGGCCAACAACTTCTGTCAGATGAGCAAGGAATCCTTGGATAGCCAGGAATGTTTATGCGAAATTGAAGAACAGACGGAAAAATATATGCTGGAAAGTAAGGACAGTGTCTATTACTCGGACTCCCAATCAGATGACTCTCTGTTTTACAGTAACGAAAGTATCAGTTCCATGAAGATGCAATCTGAAGTCCGATGTAGTGTCAGTTTCGACAGTCTGTATAATAGTGATGACTTTTCATCTGATGAAGACATTGACAACGGAAAATCTACAGCAACAGATTCATTTCTCACCGAATCAAATGAATCCACCAGTTGTATGAAGAAGACAGTGGATACCATTGGATCTTATGATTTAATGTTTGAAAAACTACTTGACTTTGATACCAAGGCTTGA